One segment of Mastomys coucha isolate ucsf_1 unplaced genomic scaffold, UCSF_Mcou_1 pScaffold23, whole genome shotgun sequence DNA contains the following:
- the Nlrx1 gene encoding NLR family member X1 translates to MRWGCPLTRTSWGSGLRRTPQLPDERVPFLIQQSWPFKGVHPLRPSRAFIRHHGNSADSAPQPGRHGQLFRSVSATEAIQRHRRNLTEWFSRLPREERQFGPTFALDTVHVDPVIRESTPDELLRPSTELATGHQRTQAGLPPLALSQLFDPDACGRRVQTVVLYGTVGTGKSTLVRKMVLDWCYGRLPAFELLIPFSCEDLSSLGSTPASLCQLVTQRYTPLKEVLPLMTAAGSRLLFVLHGLERLDLDFRLAGTGLCSDPEEPGAPAAIMVNLLRKYMLPEASILVTTRPSAIGRIPSKYVGRYGEICGFSDTNLQKLYFQLRLNQPDCGYGAGGVSVTPAQRDNLIQMLSRNLEGHHQIAAACFLPSYCWLVCATLHFLHAPTPAGQTLTSIYTSFLRLNFSGETLGSTHLSNLSLMSYAARTMGKLAYEGVSSRKTYFSEEDVRGCLEAGIKTEEEFQLLQIFRRDALRFFLAPCVEPGHLGTFVFTVPAMQEYLAALYIVLGLRKTALQRVGKEVVEFVGRVGEDVSLVLGIVAKLLPLRILPLLFNLLKVVPRVFGRMVSKSREAVAQAMVLEMFREEDYYNDDVLDQMGASILGVEGPRRHPDEPPEDEVFELFPMFMGGLLSAHNRAVLAQLGCPIKNLDALENAQAIKKKLGKLGRQVLPPSELLDHLFFHYEFQNQRFSAEVLGSLRQLNLAGVRMTPLKCTVVASVLGSGRHPLDEVNLASCQLDPAGLHTLMPVLLRARKLGLQLNNLGPEACRDLRDLLLHDQCQITTLRLSNNPLTAAGVDLLMDGLAGNTSVTHLSLLHTDLGDEGLELLAAQLDRNKQLQELNVAYNGAGDTVALALAKAAREHPSLELLHLYFNELSSEGRQVLRDLGGSGEGGARVVASLTEGTAVSEYWSVILSEVQRNLNSWDPLRVQRHLKLLLRDLEDSRGATLNPWRKAQLLRVESEVKTLLEQLGGSGH, encoded by the exons ATGAGGTGGGGCTGCCCTTTGACCAGGACCTCTTGGGGCTCTGGCCTGAGAAGAACACCCCAGCTACCAG aTGAACGTGTCCCCTTCCTGATCCAACAGAGCTGGCCCTTTAAAGGGGTTCATCCCCTGAGGCCCTCTAG GGCCTTTATCCGTCACCATGGAAACTCAGCAGACAGTGCTCCCCAACCAGGGAGGCATGGGCAGCTGTTCAGGAGCGTCTCTGCCACTG AAGCTATCCAAAGGCATCGCCGGAACCTCACTGAATGGTTTAGCCGGCTGCCCAGAGAGGAGCGCCAGTTTGGACCAACTTTTGCTCTAGACACAGTTCATGTTGACCCTGTGATCCGAGAGAGCACCCCAGATGAGCTACTTCGCCCATCCACGGAGCTGGCCACAGGGCATCAGCGAACCCAGGCAGGGCTCCCCCCACTAGCCCTGTCTCAGCTCTTTGACCCAGATGCCTGTGGGCGCCGTGTGCAGACAGTGGTATTGTATGGGACCGTGGGTACTGGCAAGAGCACATTGGTACGCAAGATGGTCTTAGACTGGTGTTATGGGAGACTGCCTGCCTTTGAGCTGCTCATCCCCTTCTCCTGTGAGGACTTGTCATCCCTGGGCTCCACCCCAGCTTCCTTGTGCCAACTTGTGACCCAGCGTTACACTCCCCTGAAGGAGGTGTTACCTCTGATGACTGCTGCAGGATCCCGCCTGCTCTTTGTGCTCCATGGCCTGGAGCGCCTCGACCTTGACTTCCGGCTGGCAGGCACAGGGCTTTGCAGTGACCCAGAGGAACCCGGGGCACCAGCTGCTATCATGGTCAACCTGCTGCGCAAATACATGCTTCCCGAG GCCAGCATTCTGGTGACCACCCGGCCCTCCGCCATTGGCCGGATCCCTAGCAAGTACGTGGGCCGCTATGGTGAAATCTGTGGCTTCTCTGATACCAACCTGCAGAAGCTCTACTTCCAGCTCCGCCTTAACCAGCCTGATTGTGGGTATGGTGCTGGGGGTGTCTCAGTCACACCAGCTCAGCGGGACAACCTCATTCAAATGCTGTCCCGAAACCTGGAGGGGCACCATCAGATTGCTGCGGCCTGCTTTCTGCCCTCCTATTGCTGGCTTGTCTGTGCTACCTTGCACTTCCTGCATGCTCCCACCCCTGCTGGTCAGACACTCACAAGCATCTATACCAGCTTTCTACGTCTCAACTTCAGTGGGGAAACACTAGGCAGCACCCACCTCTCCAATCTATCCCTGATGTCCTATGCAGCCCGGACTATGGGCAAGTTGGCCTATGAGGGGGTGTCATCCCGGAAGACCTACTTCTCTGAAGAGGATGTCCGTGGCTGCTTGGAAGCTGGCATCAAGACAGAGGAGGAGTTTCAACTGCTCCAGATCTTCCGCCGGGATGCTCTGAGGTTTTTCCTAGCCCCGTGTGTGGAACCAGGGCACCTGGGTACCTTCGTATTCACCGTGCCTGCCATGCAGGAATATCTGGCTGCCCTCTACATCGTGCTTGGTTTGCGCAAGACAGCCCTGCAGCGGGTGGGCAAAGAAGTGGTTGAATTTGTGGGCCGTGTTGGGGAAGATGTCAGTCTGGTATTAGGCATTGTTGCCAAGCTGTTGCCCCTGCGGATTCTGCCTCTGCTCTTCAACTTGCTCAAG GTAGTTCCGAGAGTCTTTGGGCGCATGGTGAGTAAGAGTCGGGAGGCAGTGGCCCaggccatggtgctggagatgttCCGGGAGGAAGACTACTACAATGATGACGTTCTGGATCAAATGGGTGCCAGCATCCTGGGTGTGGAGGGCCCCCGACGCCACCCAGATGAACCCCCTGAAGATGAAGTCTTTGAGCTCTTCCCCATGTTCATGGGTGGACTTCTCTCTGCCCACAACCGGGCGGTGCTGGCTCAGCTTGGCTGTCCCATCAAGAACCTGGATGCTCTCGAGAATGCCCAGGCCATCAAGAAGAAACTGGGGAAGCTGGGTCGGCAGGTGCTGCCCCCCTCGGAGCTTCTTGAccatctcttcttccactatgagTTCCAGAACCAGCGCTTCTCAGCTGAAGTGCTGGGCTCTCTTCGACAGCTCAATTTAGCAGGTGTGCGCATGACACCCCTCAAGTGCACAGTGGTAGCCTCTGTACTGGGAAGTGGAAGGCACCCCCTGGATGAGGTGAACTTGGCCTCCTGCCAGCTGGACCCCGCTGGGCTACACACTCTCATGCCTGTCCTCCTGCGTGCCCGGAAACTGGG GTTGCAACTCAACAATCTGGGCCCTGAGGCCTGCAGAGACCTCCGAGACCTGCTGTTACATGACCAATGCCAGATCACCACGCTTCG GCTGTCCAACAACCCACTGACAGCAGCTGGTGTGGACTTACTGATGGATGGGCTGGCAGGAAACACTTCAGTGACACACCTGTCCCTGCTGCACACTGACCTTGGAGACGAGGGACTGGAGCTGCTGGCTGCCCAGCTGGACCGCAACAAACAACTGCAGGAACTGAATGTGGCCTACAATGGTGCTGGGGACACAGTGGCCCTGGCCTTGGCTAAGGCTGCTCGGGAGCACCCTTCCCTGGAGCTGCTGCA CCTCTACTTCAATGAGCTGAGTTCAGAGGGCCGCCAGGTCCTGCGGGATTTAGGGGGCTCTGGTGAAGGTGGTGCCCGGGTTGTTGCCTCGCTGACGGAGGGGACTGCGGTGTCTGAGTACTGGTCGGTGATCCTTAGCGAAGTCCAGCGCAACCTCAACAGCTGGGACCCGCTCCGGGTCCAGAGGCATCTGAAGCTGCTGCTCCGAGATCTGGAAGACAGCCGAGGTGCCACCCTTAATCCTTGGCGCAAGGCTCAGCTTCTGCGAGTGGAGAGCGAGGTCAAGACTCTTCTGGAGCAGCTGGGAGGCTCTGGACACTGA